Proteins from a single region of Bacteroidales bacterium:
- a CDS encoding GntR family transcriptional regulator — MAEIGKLNSLRIVKEVDFGLYLDGGEHGEILLPKRYVPENAKPEDILEVFIYLDSEDRVIATTETPHIMVGEFACLKAVAITSMGAFLDWGLMKDLFVPFREQKQKMEEGKWYVVTVYLDYDSKRLVASAKIEKFLDNLPPEYDAGEEVDLLISGETDLGFNAIINNKHSGVLYKNEVFQPLKKGDRIKGFIKKIREDEKIDLLLQKAGYQKVDDISMRIVDILKEHKGYIAITDKSDPDTIYNFFGVSKKTFKKAIGSLYKFRVISIEDKGIRLL; from the coding sequence ATGGCTGAGATAGGAAAACTAAACAGTTTAAGGATTGTAAAAGAGGTTGATTTTGGACTTTACCTTGATGGTGGTGAGCATGGTGAAATTCTTTTGCCCAAAAGATACGTGCCTGAAAATGCCAAACCTGAGGATATTCTTGAAGTGTTCATCTATCTCGACTCTGAGGATAGAGTTATTGCAACCACCGAAACTCCACATATTATGGTTGGTGAGTTTGCATGCCTTAAAGCTGTTGCAATTACTTCAATGGGAGCATTTCTGGATTGGGGTTTAATGAAAGACCTATTCGTTCCTTTCCGAGAGCAAAAACAAAAAATGGAGGAGGGAAAATGGTATGTTGTGACCGTTTACCTCGATTACGATTCAAAACGATTGGTTGCATCTGCCAAGATTGAAAAATTTCTTGATAATCTTCCACCTGAATATGATGCAGGTGAAGAGGTTGATTTGCTTATTTCAGGTGAAACCGATTTGGGTTTCAATGCAATAATTAACAACAAACATTCAGGGGTACTCTACAAAAACGAAGTTTTTCAACCTCTTAAAAAGGGTGATAGAATTAAAGGTTTTATCAAAAAGATTCGAGAGGATGAAAAAATCGACCTCCTTCTACAAAAAGCGGGATACCAAAAGGTTGATGATATATCTATGAGAATTGTTGATATTCTTAAGGAACATAAAGGGTACATAGCAATTACAGATAAAAGTGACCCTGATACAATCTACAATTTTTTCGGGGTAAGCAAGAAAACATTCAAGAAAGCTATTGGATCTCTTTATAAATTTAGAGTTATTTCCATTGAAGATAAAGGTATAAGACTTCTTTAA
- a CDS encoding FtsX-like permease family protein, with the protein MIKNLIKTALRNLYKDFGYSSLNILGLTIGITSALFLIIYVADEISYDRYNEKADRIYRVSSHITEPDDQFTWNVAQIPFAPQVVQDYPEVQSFVRFINFPRLLFKFNDKEFYEENFFYVDSTVFDIFTYKTVKGNPKAALLEPNKIVLTEKIANKYFGKTDPIGKSLIAGDKSYEVTGVIKDVPTNSHFRFNALASRKNLPKEIGSWGNFGVFTYLLFPEHFNVKAFETKIQGMYPKYMAPIFEKINIKIEYKLEPITKIHLYSTNAGEPEPTGSITFVYVFSVVALFLILIAAMNYMNLATARSSKRAREVGLRKVVGSRRSMLIFQFLSESTLFTIISLILSFIALALLLPKFNLLAGKSFDLTILSSPTILLSIIAIIIAVGIFGGSYPAFYLSRFSPVTVFKGEITQGNAGNMFRKILVVIQFAISIAMIVCTLVVFKQLNFLKTKDQGFDQRNVIGLQLNEAMIKKYPVFKHAMRENPNILFVGSTNTSVGEGSAKVIFKMETDQGMVDKGVNFAVVDPDFAKALGITIIKGRNFQEDMPTDTLTGVIINETLAKRMNWADPIGKKVELGRFIQGHVIGVMKDYHQTGMYNQIESLLLIYRPNNEIIYAKLSDKDVQGTLRFIETKWKEIFPEKPFEYKFLTERFNQQFKADENRGLIFTLFTILAILIACLGLFGLASYMVEQRTKEIGIRKVVGASEGVIVRMISKEFITLIIISIAIAFPIAFYLMSDWLQKYVYRTNLGVMIFILAAIITITITFITISYKAYKAANLNPASSLRTE; encoded by the coding sequence ATGATTAAAAATTTAATCAAAACCGCCCTTCGAAATCTATACAAAGATTTTGGTTATAGTAGCTTAAACATTTTAGGCTTAACCATAGGAATAACAAGTGCACTATTCCTAATTATCTACGTTGCAGATGAGATTAGCTATGATCGGTACAATGAAAAGGCCGATAGAATCTATAGGGTATCATCTCACATCACCGAACCCGACGATCAATTTACTTGGAATGTTGCTCAAATACCATTTGCACCTCAAGTTGTGCAGGATTACCCAGAGGTTCAATCGTTTGTAAGATTCATAAATTTTCCTAGATTACTTTTTAAGTTTAATGATAAGGAATTCTACGAAGAAAATTTTTTCTATGTTGATTCAACAGTATTCGATATTTTCACTTATAAAACTGTAAAAGGAAATCCCAAGGCTGCACTTCTTGAACCCAATAAAATAGTTCTTACTGAGAAAATTGCAAATAAATACTTTGGCAAAACAGATCCAATTGGTAAAAGTCTTATTGCCGGAGACAAGTCTTACGAAGTAACAGGTGTTATAAAGGATGTCCCAACCAATTCACATTTTCGGTTTAATGCTCTAGCCTCAAGGAAAAACCTACCTAAAGAAATAGGGAGTTGGGGAAATTTTGGGGTATTTACCTATTTGCTTTTCCCAGAACATTTTAATGTTAAAGCATTTGAAACCAAAATTCAAGGAATGTACCCCAAGTACATGGCTCCTATATTTGAAAAGATAAATATTAAGATTGAATATAAACTTGAACCAATTACGAAAATACACCTGTACTCAACAAATGCAGGGGAACCAGAACCAACAGGAAGTATTACATTCGTTTATGTTTTTTCTGTAGTTGCCCTATTTCTAATTCTAATAGCAGCGATGAACTACATGAATCTTGCAACAGCACGATCATCAAAAAGGGCACGAGAGGTAGGGCTCAGAAAAGTTGTAGGTTCGCGCCGAAGTATGTTAATCTTTCAATTTCTATCAGAATCAACTCTATTTACAATTATCTCATTAATATTAAGTTTTATTGCTCTTGCTCTGCTACTGCCCAAGTTTAATCTACTAGCAGGTAAGTCATTCGACCTAACTATTCTATCAAGTCCAACCATACTACTAAGTATAATTGCAATTATCATTGCTGTTGGAATATTTGGAGGAAGTTACCCAGCCTTCTACCTTTCAAGATTTAGTCCAGTAACCGTTTTCAAGGGTGAGATAACCCAAGGTAATGCTGGCAATATGTTTCGTAAGATATTGGTAGTAATCCAATTTGCCATATCTATTGCAATGATTGTGTGTACGCTTGTAGTTTTCAAACAGCTTAATTTTCTAAAAACAAAGGATCAAGGATTTGATCAAAGGAATGTTATTGGACTACAGCTAAATGAAGCAATGATTAAGAAATATCCCGTTTTTAAGCACGCAATGCGCGAAAATCCGAATATTCTCTTTGTAGGCTCAACCAACACATCTGTTGGTGAAGGTTCTGCTAAGGTTATCTTTAAGATGGAAACCGATCAAGGCATGGTGGATAAGGGTGTGAATTTCGCTGTAGTTGACCCTGATTTTGCAAAGGCATTAGGTATTACAATTATAAAAGGAAGAAATTTTCAGGAGGATATGCCTACCGATACTTTAACGGGAGTAATTATCAATGAAACTCTTGCAAAACGTATGAATTGGGCAGACCCAATTGGAAAAAAAGTTGAACTTGGCAGGTTTATACAAGGTCATGTTATTGGAGTTATGAAAGATTACCATCAGACTGGAATGTACAACCAGATAGAGTCTTTACTATTGATTTACCGCCCTAATAACGAAATTATTTACGCTAAGCTAAGCGATAAAGATGTTCAGGGAACATTACGTTTTATTGAAACTAAATGGAAAGAAATTTTCCCCGAAAAACCTTTTGAGTATAAATTCCTAACCGAAAGATTTAACCAACAGTTTAAAGCGGATGAGAACCGTGGTTTAATATTTACTCTATTTACAATTCTTGCAATTCTGATTGCCTGTTTAGGACTCTTTGGATTAGCATCGTATATGGTTGAGCAACGAACAAAGGAAATTGGTATTAGAAAGGTTGTTGGGGCAAGCGAGGGAGTTATTGTTAGAATGATTTCGAAGGAGTTTATAACCTTAATTATTATCTCAATTGCTATTGCATTCCCAATTGCGTTTTACCTAATGAGCGATTGGCTTCAAAAGTATGTTTACAGAACAAACCTTGGTGTAATGATATTTATTCTCGCTGCAATCATTACTATTACAATAACCTTTATTACAATAAGCTATAAGGCTTATAAAGCGGCTAATCTAAATCCTGCAAGTTCATTAAGGACTGAATAA
- a CDS encoding biopolymer transporter ExbD, translated as MILKRKREMHAEVYTSSLNDIMFFLLLFFLIISTLVNPSVIQLMLPKASANVQKVSKQTINLSVTKELNYFLNDKPIPFDAIMPSIQKLVQNPENTTVILRADRTIQLQDLVSILDIGNQLHVKMILATQKD; from the coding sequence ATGATACTAAAACGTAAACGTGAGATGCATGCTGAGGTATACACCTCTTCGCTCAACGATATAATGTTTTTCTTGCTGCTGTTTTTCTTAATAATATCAACCCTTGTAAACCCATCGGTTATTCAGCTAATGCTACCTAAAGCATCTGCTAATGTTCAAAAGGTTTCCAAACAAACCATTAACCTTTCGGTTACAAAAGAGTTAAACTATTTTTTGAACGATAAGCCAATCCCTTTTGATGCAATAATGCCAAGCATCCAAAAGTTAGTACAAAACCCTGAGAATACAACAGTAATTCTTCGGGCCGATAGAACCATTCAGCTACAGGATCTAGTTTCGATTTTGGATATTGGCAACCAGTTACATGTAAAAATGATTTTGGCTACGCAAAAGGATTAG
- a CDS encoding MotA/TolQ/ExbB proton channel family protein translates to MFQIIMKGGWILIPIFFLSLVSFWVIFERWTILKRASRTQNLVSTINPMLKEGKLEMAINTCETTNQPVGKVLAAGLHTMGFTIRDIQDAMEAEAHQQIDSLSRGINYLGIIATIAPMFGFLGTIFGVIKIFYNISLTDNISIGIISGGLYQKMVSSASGLLVGIIAFAGYHLLNSQIDRITSMMEKQSNELMALLRSRG, encoded by the coding sequence ATGTTCCAGATAATAATGAAAGGTGGTTGGATTCTTATCCCAATCTTTTTTCTTTCGTTGGTAAGTTTCTGGGTGATATTCGAGCGTTGGACAATACTCAAGCGTGCATCAAGAACCCAGAACTTAGTCAGTACAATCAATCCAATGCTAAAAGAGGGTAAATTGGAGATGGCAATTAACACCTGTGAAACCACTAATCAGCCAGTGGGTAAGGTTTTAGCTGCTGGGCTACATACAATGGGCTTTACAATCAGGGATATTCAGGATGCAATGGAGGCCGAAGCACACCAACAGATAGACTCGCTTAGCCGTGGAATTAACTATCTTGGAATAATTGCAACCATTGCTCCAATGTTCGGATTCTTAGGAACAATATTCGGCGTTATCAAAATATTCTACAATATTTCCCTAACCGATAACATTAGCATTGGGATTATATCCGGAGGTTTATACCAGAAGATGGTATCCTCTGCTTCGGGATTACTTGTTGGTATTATTGCTTTTGCAGGGTATCACCTTCTAAACTCCCAAATCGATAGAATTACATCGATGATGGAAAAGCAGTCCAATGAGCTTATGGCACTTCTTCGTAGCCGTGGATAA
- a CDS encoding YceI family protein, with protein MITKKMFFIVLALLITGTVYAQDFKANAEKTELKWTGKKVAGQHHGHIKLTDGMLTIKDNKLANGTFNIDMKSITNDDLADAGYNQKLIGHLKSDDFFGVEKFPVASLAITESSVFVNNQAEVKGKLIIKGITNSISFTVTRNGNVYTASIPVDRSKFDVRYGSGSFFENLGDKVIDDIFTLDVSLVVE; from the coding sequence ATGATTACTAAAAAGATGTTTTTTATTGTATTGGCTCTTTTAATTACTGGGACAGTATATGCTCAAGATTTCAAAGCAAATGCTGAGAAAACAGAGCTGAAATGGACTGGAAAGAAGGTGGCTGGACAGCATCATGGCCATATTAAACTTACTGATGGAATGCTAACCATTAAGGATAATAAGCTAGCGAATGGTACTTTCAACATTGATATGAAAAGTATCACGAATGATGACTTAGCTGATGCTGGCTACAATCAGAAACTTATAGGACATTTAAAGTCAGATGATTTTTTTGGTGTTGAGAAGTTCCCTGTTGCCTCATTAGCTATTACTGAGAGTTCTGTTTTTGTTAATAATCAAGCGGAAGTTAAAGGCAAACTTATCATTAAAGGGATTACTAACTCAATATCCTTTACCGTTACTAGAAACGGAAATGTTTATACAGCAAGCATTCCAGTTGACCGTTCAAAATTTGATGTACGTTACGGTTCAGGTTCTTTTTTCGAAAATTTAGGAGATAAAGTAATCGATGATATTTTTACTCTTGATGTTTCATTAGTTGTTGAATAG
- a CDS encoding ATP-binding cassette domain-containing protein: MNESILKALMQLFAIVVDVDRNGISPYAREVVEAYLENEFSSEQVELYLKQFDNYISQFHTKETQTQQNDQEYKYPISDRVSEISSVINKEFEQHQKVWLILQLIEFIGDSRIDTPNKLDFVKSVASQFNIKEFEFNNGKEFILCEEQSCIPWNDQILLIDNNKDNPIPSIKHLFNDRIRGQVYVLRIASTNTFLVKYFGENDLFLNSRNIKPGRAYIFGVGAVIRNQRINPIYYSKIASAFIQDLNKSYITLNAYNIEYKHKASLDGVHPFSVGVHSGQLVGIVGGSGVGKSTLLNLLNGNLKPAGGSIIINGYDLHKEKWALKGLIGYVPQDDLLVEELTVYQNLYFSACLCFSKFTDAEIRDLVDRTILDFDLLEAKDLKVGDPINKFISGGQRKRLNMAIELLREPAVLFVDEPTSGLSSMDSERVILMLKKQTFKGKIVFANIHQPSSDIFKLFDKIIVMDHGGRVIYQGNPMGAVVYFKQIAHYLKAEESECLTCGNVNTEQILRIVEARVVNEYGKLTRKRKRTAQEWYELYKKNIESKITLTNCDGKAPLPQSGFSIPSHRKQMWIFFKRNLFSKLVNKQFMYISLIAAPLLAIILGYFTKFIGGTLNNPDEYIYSNNDNIPSYLFMSVVATLFLGLTISAEEIIRDRKVRQREKFLNLSYFSYINSKVLVLIIFSAIQTLLFVLVGNTILEIKGMIFSHWLILFSTAVCANLIGLNISAALNSVVSIYVMIPLILVPQLLFSGVIVNYNKLHKKISNPEYVPVIGDIMVSRWSYEALCVHQYTANRFEKEFYEYDKELSTDNYYASFLIPKLQILIDESLKDIILNKQTPHINRNLKIIQNEMYLISRDYSIKNLVFPDTSILNPHRVSVEDINKTKNILTQLRTYFSSSFERASQRKDAHYEELSRKLGDNNAIYQLNLSYNNKALNSLVLNSNEGNQIEEVGYRLIRRYNPIYASPTAINGRAHLFAPEKRIGSLFIPTFWFNTIALWFMSFIFYLVLWFNVLRMISSYMERFKFRRLARRIARYIPR; the protein is encoded by the coding sequence ATGAACGAGTCAATTCTTAAAGCTTTAATGCAACTCTTTGCTATTGTGGTTGATGTAGACCGCAATGGTATTTCGCCTTATGCTAGGGAGGTTGTTGAGGCTTACCTTGAGAATGAGTTCAGTTCTGAACAGGTAGAGTTATATTTAAAACAATTCGACAATTATATTTCTCAATTTCACACCAAAGAAACTCAGACTCAACAAAACGACCAAGAGTATAAATATCCCATATCCGATCGGGTTTCTGAAATCAGTTCGGTTATAAATAAGGAATTTGAGCAGCATCAAAAGGTATGGTTAATTCTTCAACTTATTGAATTTATAGGCGATAGTAGGATTGATACACCGAATAAACTTGATTTTGTAAAATCAGTTGCCTCTCAGTTTAATATAAAAGAGTTTGAATTTAATAATGGCAAAGAATTCATTCTGTGTGAAGAACAGTCGTGTATTCCATGGAATGATCAAATACTTCTCATAGATAATAACAAGGACAACCCAATTCCAAGTATAAAACATCTTTTTAACGATAGAATACGTGGTCAGGTTTATGTCCTAAGGATTGCAAGCACAAATACCTTTTTAGTTAAATATTTTGGCGAAAACGATTTATTCCTAAATAGTCGAAACATAAAACCAGGGAGGGCCTATATTTTTGGCGTTGGAGCAGTTATTCGTAATCAGCGAATTAATCCAATTTACTATTCTAAGATTGCAAGTGCATTTATTCAAGATTTGAATAAATCATATATCACCCTAAATGCCTATAATATTGAATATAAACACAAAGCCAGTCTTGATGGTGTTCATCCATTTTCGGTTGGTGTTCATTCTGGACAGCTTGTTGGCATTGTGGGTGGAAGTGGAGTTGGAAAATCTACCCTTCTTAACCTTCTGAATGGCAATTTAAAGCCCGCAGGAGGATCGATAATAATTAATGGATACGATTTACATAAAGAAAAATGGGCTTTAAAGGGACTAATTGGCTATGTTCCTCAGGATGATTTACTGGTTGAGGAGTTAACCGTATACCAAAACCTCTACTTTAGCGCATGCCTCTGTTTTAGCAAATTTACGGATGCTGAAATACGTGATCTTGTTGATAGAACAATTCTGGACTTTGATCTGCTTGAGGCAAAAGATTTAAAGGTAGGAGATCCCATTAATAAGTTTATTAGCGGTGGTCAACGCAAGCGATTGAACATGGCTATTGAGCTACTCCGCGAACCAGCAGTTCTTTTTGTTGATGAACCTACATCGGGTTTATCATCAATGGACTCGGAACGAGTAATTCTGATGCTTAAGAAGCAGACTTTTAAGGGGAAAATTGTATTTGCAAACATACACCAACCATCATCGGATATATTCAAACTCTTCGATAAGATAATAGTGATGGATCATGGTGGAAGAGTCATATATCAGGGAAATCCAATGGGTGCAGTGGTATACTTCAAGCAAATTGCACACTACCTAAAAGCCGAAGAGAGCGAATGCCTAACATGTGGTAATGTTAATACCGAACAGATTTTAAGAATTGTTGAAGCTCGTGTGGTTAACGAGTATGGAAAATTAACCAGAAAAAGAAAGCGTACAGCTCAGGAGTGGTATGAGCTGTATAAGAAAAATATCGAAAGCAAAATCACTTTAACAAATTGTGATGGAAAGGCTCCTTTGCCTCAGAGTGGCTTTAGTATACCATCCCACAGAAAGCAGATGTGGATTTTTTTCAAACGGAATCTGTTTAGCAAATTGGTGAATAAACAGTTTATGTATATTAGCCTTATTGCTGCTCCATTACTTGCTATTATTCTTGGATACTTTACGAAATTCATCGGTGGTACGCTTAACAACCCCGATGAGTATATCTATAGCAATAACGATAATATTCCCAGTTACCTTTTTATGAGCGTTGTGGCTACATTGTTTTTAGGATTAACCATTAGCGCAGAGGAGATTATTCGGGATAGAAAAGTACGACAAAGAGAGAAATTCCTAAACCTCAGCTATTTCAGCTATATTAATTCTAAGGTATTAGTACTAATCATCTTTTCAGCAATTCAAACTTTGCTGTTTGTGCTGGTTGGTAACACAATCCTTGAAATAAAGGGAATGATTTTCAGCCATTGGTTAATACTTTTTTCAACAGCAGTATGTGCAAATCTTATAGGTCTAAATATTTCTGCCGCACTAAACTCTGTGGTTTCAATCTATGTGATGATCCCCTTGATTCTTGTTCCACAGCTACTTTTTAGCGGAGTAATTGTTAACTATAACAAGTTGCATAAGAAAATATCAAACCCTGAATATGTGCCAGTTATTGGGGATATAATGGTTAGCCGATGGTCTTACGAAGCTTTATGTGTACACCAGTATACCGCTAATAGGTTTGAGAAAGAATTTTATGAATATGATAAGGAGTTAAGTACCGATAATTATTACGCATCATTTCTAATACCTAAACTTCAGATTCTAATTGATGAATCGCTTAAGGATATTATTCTAAACAAGCAAACACCCCATATTAATCGGAATTTAAAGATTATACAGAATGAGATGTATCTGATTTCACGAGATTATTCTATTAAGAACCTTGTTTTTCCAGACACCTCTATCTTAAACCCACATCGAGTTTCCGTTGAGGATATCAATAAAACAAAAAATATACTAACCCAACTTCGTACATATTTTTCATCCTCATTTGAACGGGCAAGCCAAAGGAAAGATGCTCATTACGAAGAATTGTCGCGCAAACTTGGTGATAATAATGCTATTTATCAGCTAAACCTTAGCTATAATAATAAAGCCCTTAATAGCCTTGTGCTAAACTCAAATGAAGGTAATCAGATAGAAGAGGTGGGGTATAGGCTTATTCGCAGATATAACCCAATTTATGCTTCCCCGACTGCAATTAATGGTCGTGCTCATCTTTTTGCTCCTGAAAAAAGAATTGGCTCGCTTTTCATCCCAACTTTTTGGTTTAATACTATTGCGCTGTGGTTCATGTCATTTATTTTCTACCTCGTTTTATGGTTCAATGTACTAAGAATGATTAGTAGCTACATGGAACGCTTCAAGTTTAGGCGATTGGCAAGACGTATTGCTAGATATATACCGCGATAG
- a CDS encoding cation:proton antiporter translates to MNPSLFQLPVTEPVIVFGIVLFVILAIPMLFSRLRIPEIIGLILSGMILGPLGFNILASKGSIELLGTVGLMYLMFLAGLELDIHTFAKSRNKSIVFGALTFIVPLVIGYIVCLWVLGLNQIASLLIASMFSTHTLISYPIISRFRITKIEPVGVAIGGTIITDTLVLLLLVVITALAKGNLTFGFWVLLTLKTLIYLGFIIYVFPLIGKWFFRNITGEPIAQYIFVITMVFFAGSLARLAGIEPIIGAFLAGIAFNRQIPHSSTLMNRIEFIGNSLFIPFFLIFVGMFINLRVFVSGWESIKEAIILISVALLTKWLAAYITQKIFHYKPVYRNLIFGLSSSHAAATIAVILIGYQMGIIDTNILNATIILILVTCLVSSFVTENASRQIVVIEKPQEQVAENRERMLVPISNPSTIDDLLEFANYLKTHHSQDPIYTLMVVKDEEEVAISKSIMNRAIEIGSAAEYKVETATRVDINVASGIIRACKELIITDVVMGWNGNISPKQWIFGTMLENVLSEIRQPIYVVGIKHPLNTITQINALVPSFAEYENGFTHWIKALKNLTLQTNSKLKFIVEKNSADNFKSAVDKCKLKMNFTIDKVNVWDDFFKTSTGLPNNNLLFLLSAREGSISYSQKLDSIPKYISNQFKGKSFVIVYPPQAKLTSVDLRSFLTGSGQLAVEESPTIIEKVK, encoded by the coding sequence ATGAACCCTTCCCTTTTTCAGCTACCAGTTACTGAACCTGTAATTGTATTTGGAATTGTACTTTTTGTAATTCTTGCAATTCCAATGCTGTTTTCTCGTTTACGAATACCTGAGATAATCGGATTAATCCTATCGGGAATGATTTTAGGCCCTTTAGGATTTAATATTCTTGCAAGTAAGGGTAGCATTGAACTTCTGGGAACTGTTGGTCTGATGTATCTTATGTTTTTAGCTGGACTAGAGCTGGATATTCACACCTTTGCCAAGTCGCGTAATAAAAGCATAGTATTTGGGGCGCTAACATTTATTGTTCCTCTGGTTATTGGCTATATAGTTTGCTTATGGGTTCTTGGGTTAAATCAAATTGCCTCATTGTTGATTGCAAGCATGTTTTCCACACATACTTTGATTTCTTATCCAATAATAAGCCGTTTCAGAATTACAAAAATTGAACCTGTTGGGGTAGCCATTGGGGGCACCATAATAACCGATACACTTGTTCTGCTGCTTCTTGTTGTGATAACAGCATTGGCAAAGGGCAATTTAACATTTGGATTTTGGGTCTTACTCACTCTAAAAACTCTTATATATTTAGGTTTCATTATATATGTGTTTCCACTTATTGGTAAATGGTTTTTTAGAAACATTACAGGCGAGCCGATAGCCCAGTATATTTTTGTTATTACAATGGTATTTTTTGCAGGTAGCCTTGCCCGGCTAGCAGGTATTGAGCCAATTATCGGTGCCTTTCTTGCTGGAATTGCATTTAATCGACAAATACCCCATTCATCAACCCTAATGAATAGAATTGAGTTTATTGGAAACTCACTATTCATCCCATTCTTCCTAATATTCGTGGGAATGTTCATTAATCTCCGAGTTTTTGTAAGCGGGTGGGAATCGATAAAAGAAGCAATAATTCTAATTTCAGTAGCACTTCTAACAAAATGGTTAGCAGCATATATCACCCAAAAAATATTTCACTATAAACCGGTATATCGAAATCTTATATTTGGTTTAAGCAGTTCACATGCCGCAGCTACTATTGCTGTGATCCTTATTGGTTACCAAATGGGAATTATCGATACAAATATCTTAAATGCAACTATCATTCTAATTCTAGTAACCTGTTTGGTTAGCTCATTTGTAACCGAAAATGCATCCCGACAAATAGTAGTAATTGAAAAACCGCAAGAACAGGTTGCTGAAAATCGGGAAAGAATGCTTGTTCCTATTTCAAACCCTTCAACCATTGATGATCTATTGGAGTTTGCCAACTACTTAAAAACCCACCATAGCCAAGATCCAATTTACACCCTAATGGTGGTTAAGGATGAGGAAGAAGTAGCTATTTCCAAAAGCATAATGAATAGAGCTATTGAAATTGGTTCTGCGGCGGAATACAAGGTTGAAACAGCTACACGGGTTGATATTAATGTTGCATCGGGAATAATACGTGCTTGCAAGGAACTTATAATTACAGATGTTGTAATGGGTTGGAATGGAAATATAAGCCCCAAGCAATGGATTTTCGGCACCATGCTAGAGAATGTTCTTAGTGAAATTCGTCAACCAATTTATGTTGTTGGGATTAAGCACCCATTAAATACAATTACCCAAATTAACGCCTTAGTACCATCATTCGCAGAATACGAAAATGGTTTCACCCACTGGATTAAAGCCTTAAAAAACCTTACTTTACAAACAAATTCCAAACTAAAGTTTATTGTTGAAAAAAATAGTGCCGATAACTTTAAGAGTGCCGTTGATAAATGTAAGCTAAAGATGAATTTTACAATTGATAAAGTAAATGTTTGGGATGATTTCTTTAAAACCAGTACAGGACTCCCAAACAATAACCTTTTGTTTCTTTTAAGTGCCCGGGAAGGCTCCATTTCTTACTCTCAAAAACTCGACAGCATCCCAAAATATATATCAAATCAATTTAAAGGTAAGAGTTTTGTAATTGTGTATCCACCTCAGGCTAAGTTAACTTCAGTTGATTTACGCTCATTCCTAACAGGTTCAGGTCAACTCGCAGTCGAGGAATCACCTACTATAATTGAAAAAGTAAAGTAA
- a CDS encoding serine/threonine protein phosphatase encodes MATYIIPDIHGCIKTLTYLLVEKLQISKTDRIFMLGDYIDRGPDSSGVVTYILKLIDSGYNITCLKGNHEQLLLESIGNSMYYNLWMLNAGEETLNSYSKMTGLGYEEGSYPCIPTRHMEFFQSLPAYLIVDDKFVLVHGGLDYRLKDPFSDVKSMLWKRPEQIPDTLVPGKIIFHGHTPSNLDYIKGRLNVPNVRLIGIDAGCVYKGKGEGFGYLTAFNLDKWELVWVENREGEEISDK; translated from the coding sequence ATGGCTACATATATTATCCCTGATATTCATGGTTGTATAAAAACGCTTACCTATCTTTTGGTGGAGAAACTTCAAATATCTAAAACCGATAGGATATTTATGCTGGGTGATTATATCGATAGGGGACCCGATAGTTCAGGAGTTGTGACCTATATTTTAAAGTTAATTGATTCGGGTTATAACATAACTTGCCTTAAGGGTAACCACGAACAGTTATTACTTGAATCTATTGGTAATTCGATGTACTATAATCTTTGGATGCTTAACGCAGGTGAGGAAACCTTGAATAGCTACTCCAAAATGACTGGCTTAGGTTATGAGGAGGGATCATACCCTTGCATTCCTACTAGACACATGGAGTTTTTTCAATCGCTACCTGCTTATTTAATTGTTGATGATAAATTTGTGTTGGTTCATGGAGGACTTGATTATAGGTTAAAAGATCCTTTTTCCGATGTAAAAAGCATGCTTTGGAAGCGTCCAGAGCAAATTCCTGATACATTGGTTCCTGGTAAAATTATTTTCCATGGTCACACACCTTCCAATCTTGATTATATAAAAGGACGATTGAATGTTCCAAATGTTCGTCTTATTGGAATTGATGCTGGGTGCGTATATAAGGGTAAAGGAGAGGGGTTTGGTTACTTAACTGCTTTTAATCTCGACAAGTGGGAGCTGGTTTGGGTTGAGAATAGAGAGGGAGAAGAGATAAGTGATAAGTGA